The sequence AATAGCCGTTCTTCGAAGAAGCCGTCGAGGTACGCGATCTCTTCGTGCGACAACGCGTCGTAGTCGACTAGACGGATGCCTTCGGCGCGCAGGCTTGGGACGATGTCGGTGGCGAAAGCACGCATTTGGCGGGCGACCATGTCCTGCACGCGGACGCGGATGGTGTCAAGAACCTCTGTGGTCGCGAGGCCGTCCGGTGCGGTCGACGCCAGCCCGGCTCCGAGTTGCTCTTTGAGGCCCGCGACGCGGATCTGGAAGAACTCATCGAGGTTTCGGCTGAAGATCGCGAGGAAATTGACGCGCTCGAGCAGCGGCACGGTCGGGTCTTCCGCGAGGGCGAGGACGCGGCAGTTGAAGTCCAACCACGACAGCTCGCGATTCAAAAAATTGTTCACGGGACCCGATGTCTTGGGCGCGTGACGGGCGCCACTCCTTGGCGAGGTGGTTTTCTTAATCATTTCTCAACCGTGCCGCGGCTACGATGGTGGTGCGCCCTGACCGGGTCGATATACCGTATCAGGAGAGTGGCATGAGTTCGAGCCTCGTGATCACGGCGGCCGATAGGACCGGCAGGTGGTATCTCGTGCCGGGGTCTTCCAATTCGTACGATTTGACCGTCGCGAACGAGTCGGATCACGCCGTGCTGTGCAAGCTGACGCTCGACGAGCCGACTGACGCCGGCGCGGTCACTCCATCGTCGCTCACGCTCAAGGGCGGCGAGTCTCGAAACGTGTCCGTCGCATTCAAGCCGGAGTGGCTGACGCTTCGCGATCGCAAGGCGGTCGTCACCGCGCGCGACGCGGCGGGCACCGTCATCGCGACGTTCGTCAGCGATCTCGTCGCCGCCACCGCAACCGACTGCAGCGTCTCGCTCGCGTGGAAAGATGAGATCGGCGGCGACGGCGGTCTGCGCGGCTTCATGCTCTCGTGCGCCGTGCGGAGCATCAGCTCGATGCCCGGCGTCTTCGAACCCGAGTTCACACCGCACCCGTCGCTCCATTTTCCGGAGAAGCAGCGCATCTCGCTCGGCCCCGGCGAGTCGTCGACGTTCGACGTGCCGATCATCTGGAATCGTTCGTCGCGTGATCCGGAAGGTTGGAACCATCCGCGCTCGATCGAAGTCGCCGTGCCGGTGACACACGGACGCCGCTCGGCGACGGCTCCCTGGGATCTCGTCCAACACCACATCGAGCCGTATCTCACCGATGCGGACAAATCGCCCCTCATCGCGCGCCGTCCGCCGCCGCCGAAGTTCACGCAGCCCGGCGGCGCGCCGGCGATGTCGCCGCTTGCCGCGACGCAGTTACCCGAGCCCTTGCCCGCAGCGCCGGCTACCGGATCGCACAACGCGCGCATCGAGCAGGCCGAGATGGAAGCAGGGGTCGTCGCATCACCACGCAGCGCGCAGCCTGCCGGTCATGATACACACCCAGCGCAGCCCGCCCAAGTTCCGCCGTCGCACGCGCGGCCCGTCGATCGGGAGACAATCGCGATCTCGCCGAGCACGCTGCTCCTCATCGCGCTTGCGGTGAGTGCGATCGCCATCGCGCTCGTCTGGATCATGCGGACGTCGCCCGGCACTTCGGCGGTCTCGACCGCTCCGGTGCCGATCGCGTCGAAGGCGATCCCGAGCGGGCCGCCCGTTCACAGGCCTAAGGCGCGGCCGAAGAAGCCATCTTCGCATGCGACGACCGCTTCGGTCGCCGGCACGGTGCAAAACGATTCGACCACGACCGTGCCTTCGCAAGGCGCCGCGACGACATCGAGCGCGACGAGCGCTCCGCAGTCGCACGAGCCGCCGGCACAGACGCAGCGCGCCTCTGCCCCCCGCGTCTCGCCGCTCGATCGATCCGCGCTTGTCCAACTAGGCGACGTCGGCGCCGAGTACATGCGCGGCGGACGTCAGGTGCACGTCTTTTGGAGTTCGTACGCGCAGGCGCGCGCGCAGATCCAGCTGCTCGACGATCGGAGCACGCTCGTCGCGCAGACAGTCGTCGGCCGCCGCGAAGCAGCGCTGCTCTCGCTGCCCCGCAACTATCGCGGCTCGCTCTACATCCAGGTGACCGCGATCGGCTACGACGGCACGCGCGTCGTCAGCACGACCTCGCTGGGACCCCCTTAGTCCTGCGGAAGGCCTTGCATGTCGTTTGACCCGACCGCGCAGTACGCGCTTGCGTATGCGCTGACGACGACCGCCGGATTGCGCGGATTTTTGACGATGCTCGTCGCCTCGGTCGCCGTCCATCTCGGCTGGATCCATCCGAGCGCGACGTTCGCATGGCTCGGGTCGGACACGGCGACCATCGTCCTCGCGGTCTTCGCAGTGCTTGAGATGCTCGCGGACAAGTTCCCCGGCGTCGATCACGCGATGCAGGCCGTGTATTTCGTCGCGAGACCCGTCGCCGCCGCGATCCTCGTCGGCGCGACTGTCCACCCGTCGAACAGCGCGGAGCTCTACGCGATGATGGCGGCCGGCGGCCTCAACGCGCTCATCGTCCACGGGTCGGCATCGACCGCGCGAGTCGCATCGACCGTGACGACGGCCGGGCTCGGCAATACCGCGCTCAGCTTCCTCGAAGACGGCGTGACCGCGGGCGGATTGTTCCTCGCGTTCTTCAAGCCGATCGCCGCCGCGATCGTCGCTCTCGCGTTCGTCGTCTTCCTCGTCGTCGTGGCGCGCGGCACCGTCGCCCGCGTCCGCGCGCTCGCCCCCCGCCGCGACCGCTAACGTCAAAGGACCAGGGAGCGGTCGAGATTTATCTCGACCGGCCGAGCGAAGCTCGGCCTAGCGCGCCTCGTGCCGGAGCGCTTTGATGGCGGCCGCGTAGAGGGCTGCGATGGTCCAGCCGATCGCCGAGGCGATCATCGCGTCGCGTGCGCCGTACACTTGCGCGATCCATCCGCCGATGAGCGTCCCCGGCACGAGCCCGATGAGCGCGATGAGACGCACGGACGCCGAGACGCGACCGACCTTGTCCTCGGGCGCGACGCGCATGCGCCACGCGACGATCTGCGCGATCTCGAACGAGCCGCACGCGCTTGCGCACGCGAAGAACGTGACCCCGAACCACAGCTCGTGCGCGAAGACGACCGGTAAGAATATGAAGGCGTCTATCGCGTACGCGGTTATGAGCGCCTTGCCGAACGGCCAACGCATGCCGTAACGGCCGGCGATCAGCGACCCGACCACCGAGCCTGCGGCGATGACGCCGAACGCGAGCCCGACCTGCTGCGTCGAAGCGCCGAGATCGCGCTCCAAGAACGGGATGATCACGGCGAACGCCATGATGCCGAAGAAGTTGAGCGCTCCGCTGAGCATTGCGACGGCGCGCATCGCGTCGTCCGCCAGCACGATGCGGAACCCCTCGGCGACGTCCGCAACGAGCTCTCGCACCGTAGGCATCCGACCCGGTACGTCTGGACCGAGCGTCGGTAACACGTAGAGCGACAGCTGCGACGTTAGGTACGTGAACGCGTTGATCGCTAACTCGGGCAGCGGACCGACGAGCGCGAACAGCGCGCCGCCGATGGGCGGCACGATGAGGTTCGCTCCTTGCTCGGCGGCGATGAGCGCTGCGACGGCCGGCGACGCGCGATCCTTGCCGAGCAAGAATGGAATGCTCGGCGATTGTCCGCCGATGAAGAACGCTGCGCATGTGGCGATGATCGCGATGCCGGCGTACAGCCACGGCAACGTCAGCACGCCGCGCGCGTACGCGAGCGCGAACAGCGCGAGGACCAAGAAGCGGATGAAATCGCAGAGCAGCATCATCCGGCGCCGGTCGAGCCGGTCGGCGAGCGCGCCGCCGATCGGGCCGAACAGCGCGAACGGGAGGAACTCGAGCGCGTACGAGACCCCGAGCGACAGCGGGGAGCCGGTCAGGTGATAGACGAGCAGCGGGATCGCGAGCGTGCGCAGGCCATCTCCGACGTAGCTGAGCGCTTGGCCGGCGTAGAACAGGCTGAACGTGCGAGACGCGAAGATGCCCTGAGCGCGGGCGACGGTTGACATCGGAGAAACCCCTCGGTAGTGCGGATGCGAAAGGTCGACCCGATTAGGCCGACCGATGAATCTGATGCGTGCGCTAGATCGCGCTACGCCGTGAGAGGGGTCTCCATAATAGTTGCGATGTTCGCGCGCCTAAGCTTGCTTCCTTTTGTGGGACGAAGCAGCGCGATGTGATGCAGTACAATGTGTGGTGCCGAGCTGCGCTCCGCATACCACATCAGCGCATCGTGACTTGGATGTCGCCGCTCGCGGTCTCGAGCTGTACCGCCGCGCCGCCGCTGCCGACCTGCGCGTGCACGGTCGCTCCGGAATCGCGTTCTTGGATCGGCACCCGGAGATTGCTGTCCATCGAACCCGAACTGGTCGACGCGTCGATCGAGAAGCCGGCACCGCGCGGGACCGTGATCGAAACGTCGCCGCTTGCGCTTTTGATCCGTACCTCGTGGATGTGCGTCAGACTGTCGAAGGCGGCGTCGACGCTGCCGGAATCCGACACGAGCGACGTGTCGTTCGTGAGATTCTCCGCGTTGATGTCACCCGACGAATCGTATGCGGCTACGGACGACGCGACGTTCGACATGCTGATGTCGCCGCTCCGCGTCTTGGCATAGACTTGACCGCCGATGTCATGTATCTCGAGGTCGCCGCTCATCGCGTCGATATGCACAGGTCCTGCGATGCTGCGCACGTCGACGTCGCCGCTCGCAGTCGATACCGTGACGTGTGCGCCGGCCGGTACCCGCAGTTCGTACGATACGCCGCAGTTGTCGCAATCCGTCCGAGCGTTCTCCGAGACCGACACGTGATCGGAGGTCGCGTCGACCGTCGAATCGATGCGCGCGAAATCGCCGCTCGACCAAGCGGTCTTCTTCGTCACGACCTCGACTTTGCTCGAATTCCAACCTTTGATGCTGACGTCGGCGTCCGTCGCGTCGACGGCGATCTGCGCGTCAGAGTCGACGTCGTACGTCTTCGTGTCGGTCTGCGTCTGCATGGGCCATGCGCCGGCCCGCGCGACAAGCGCGCTAAGAGCGACGGCAGCAACGGCCACGATCGCGATGGCTTTCATGGCTTTGCGTACGCCTCCACCAGCGCGAATGTTTCACCCCTGGCGTCCCGCGACCCGCGCGCAACGGTGCGAACGGCCGCGTCCGTCGAGACCGCGGCGGTCGAGACCGCGGCGGTCGACCGTAAAGGTCGACCGCTCCAAAGAAGAAGGGCCCGAGCGGTCTGCTCAGGCCCCGTCACGTGTAGGTGGGCTCGGGCCCACTACATCATGTCGTATCCGCCCATCCCGCCGCCGCCGGGCGGCATGCCGCCGCCGTTCTTCTTCTCTTCCGGCTTGTCGGAGACGAGCGTCTCTGTGGTGAGGAGCAGCGCCGCGATCGAGGCGGCGTTTTCAAGCGCCGAACGCGTCACCTTGAGCGGGTCGACGATGCCCTTCTTGAACATGTCGCCATACTCGCCGGTGAGGGCGTCGAACCCGTGGTTCGCTTCGAGCGACTTGACCTTCTGGACGACGACCGAGCCCTCATGGCCCGCGTTCTGCGCGATCTGCCGGAGCGGCTCTTCGAGCGCGCGCCGGACGATGTTGATCCCGACCTGTTCGTCGGACGGGTGACCGTTCTTCGGCGTCTCGAGCGTCTTCAGCGCGTGCACGAGCGCCGCGCCGCCGCCGGGAAGCATGCCTTCCTCAACCGCTGAGCGCGCGGTCGAGACGGCGTCTTCCATGCGATGCTTCTTCTCTTTGAGCTCCGTCTCGGTCGCCGCGCCGACTTGGATGACCGCGACGCCGCCCGACAGCTTGGCGAGGCGCTCTTGGAGCTTCTCGCGGTCGAAGTCGGAATCGGTATCTTCGATCTGGCGCTTGATCTGCTCGATGCGGCCCTTGATCTCGTCCTTCTTGCCGGCGCCGTCGACGATCGTCGTCTCTTCCTTCGTGATCTTGACCGTCCGCGCTTTGCCGAGCTCGTTGATCGTGACCTTGTCGAGCTTGAGGCCGAGCTCTTCGGAGATGACCGTGCCGCCCGTGAGGATGGCGATGTCCTTGAGCATCTCTTTGCGGCGATCGCCGAAGCCTGGCGCCTTCACCGCGACGCACGTGAACGTGCCGCGCAGCTTGTTGACGACGAGCGTCGCGAGCGCTTCACCCTCGACATCTTCTGCGATGATGACGAGCGGCTTTTGGACCTGGACGACCTTCTCGAGGAGCGGCAGGATGTCGGCGATCGCCGAGACCTTGCGCTCCGTGATGAGCAGGTACGGATCGGATAGGGTCGCTTCCATGCGCTCCGGGTCCGTCACCATGTACGGCGAGATGTAGCCCTTGTCGAACTGCATGCCTTCCTTCAGTTCGAGCTCGGTCTTCGTCGTGCGCGACTCTTCGACGGTGATGACGCCGTCCTTGGTGACCTTGTCCATCGCGTCGGCGACGATGTCGCCGATCGAGCGGTCGTTCGCCGAGATCGACGCGACGCGCGCGATGTCTTCTTTGGTCTCGACCGGATGCTTCATCTTCTTGAGCGCCTCGACGACCTTGTCGACGGCGGTCTCGATGCCGCGCTTGATCGCGAGCGGGTCGGAACCCGCGGCGACGTTGCGGAGGCCTTCACGGAAGATCGCTTGGGCGAGGACGGTCGCGGTCGTCGTGCCGTCGCCGACGGTGTCGTTCGTCTTCGACGCGACTTCCTTGATGAGCTGCGCGCCCATGTTCTCGAAGTGATTCGGAAGCTCGATCTCCTTCGCGACGGTGACGCCGTCGTTGGTGATCGTGGGCGAGCCGAACTTCTTGTCGATGACGACGTTGCGGCCTTTCGGGCCGAGCGTGACCTTGACGGCGTCGGCGAGCTGGTTCGCGCCGCGCTCTAAGGCGCGCCGCGCATGCTCGTCGAACAGCAATTCTTTGGCAGCCATGTGTGTTCGATTGCTCCTTAACGATTGACGATCGCGAGAACGTCTTTTTCGCTGATGATGAGGTACTCTTTGCCTTCGATCTTGATCTCCGACCCCGAGTACTTCGAGTAGATGACGCGGTCGCCGGCCTTCACATCCATTTTGATGATCTCGCCTTTGTCGGTCTTGCGGCCGGGCCCGACCGAGAGGATGATGCCTTCCTGCGGCTTCTCTTTGGCCGTGTCGGGAAGGATGACGCCGCCTGCGGACGTCGGCGCTTGCTCGACGCTCTCGATGACGACGCGATCACCGAGCGGTTTGATATCGACTTTCGTCGCGGTTGGCACGGGATTGAACCCTCCTTATGTGTCGGTGACGACGCTGATAGCGCCGGCGGGGCCGGCGACGCGGCGAAACGAACAATTGCTTCTCGGAAATGCCGCCCCGGACGGGGCGTTTTTCGCGTTAGCAGTCTTGGCACTTGAGTGCTAGGGGAATTATAGCCTTTGCGTGCCCCTTTGACAAGAGGGTCCTGCGGCGGAGGTCGGATGCTCGCGTGACGGGCTCGAAAACCCGGCCCTGGCTGGAGGTCAGCCCGAACACGCTTCTCGCCAACGCTCGCGCCCTCGCGGCTCGAGTCGCCCCTTCGGCGCTCTGCGCCGTCGTCAAGTCGAACGCTTACGGGCACGGCCTTGTCCCGGTCGGCAAAGCGCTGTCCGAGGCCGGAATCGGCGGACTGCGACTCGGCGTCTTCACCCCGGCCGAGGCGTTCGAGTTGCGCGAGGCCGGCGTGGCCGCGCCCCTCATCGTCCTAGGCCCGCAGGAAGACGCCGACATCGAGCGGTTGTCGGGGCTCGCCGTCGAGCTCGCGCTTACGGACGATCTCGACGCGAGCCGCTACCGCAAGGGCGCGGCCGTCCACGTCAAGATCGACACGGGCGTCGGGCGCTTCGGCGGCACGGCCACCGGCGCGCGCAACACGATCGAACTGTGCGAATCCGCGGGCGTGCGGATCGCCGGCGTCTACTCGCACCTCGCGAATGCTGAAGACCTCGATGAGCGATTCACGACGTCGCAGCTCGAGCGGCTTCTCGCGGTGCGAGCGCCCGCGGGGGCGCTGCGGCATATCGCCGCGAGCGCGGCTGCCATCATGTGGCCGGCGACGCGGCTCGACATGGTGCGCTGCGGCATCGCGTTGTACGGTTACTGGCCCTCGGAGGCGGTGCGCACCGTCGATTCCGCGCGCGGCCTCACGATCGAGCATGCGTTGCGCTGGTTCGCACCGGTCGTGCAAGTGCGCGACGTGCCCGAAGGCACGACGGTCGGTTACGGGTGCGAGTTCGTCGCCAAACGCCCGAGCTCGATCGCCGTGCTGCCTCTGGGTTATGCCGACGGACTTCCTCGTGCCGCGGGCAACGGCGCGCTGAAGGTCCGCTTCGGCAATGCGAGCGCTCCGATCGCCGGCCGCATCTGCATGAACGCGTGCATGGTGGACGTCACCGACGTGCAGCCCCAAGTCGTGCGCGGCGACGTCGCGGAGCTCGACATCGATGACGTCGCACAAGCCGCCGGCACGATCGCCTACGAAGTATTAGCCCGCCTTCCTGAATCGCTCGACCGCGTCTACGTGTGACAGGCCGGGGCTGCCGGCTTAACTGAAAATTTGCGCGAGCGGGGGTCACGGGAGCGCTGCCGAATCATCAGGGTTAGGGCACACCTTCCCCATCGGGTGATCGCCATGCGCCGCACCTGCATCCCCATCGTCGCGCTGTTCGCGCTCGCGCTTTTCGCGTGCCCGGCCTTCGCCGACGCACCCACGATCATCGTCGACGGCTATACGGTGCAGACCGACGTGCCGCCGGTCGTCATCGACGGCCACGTCCTCGTTCCGCTGCGCGGCGTCTTCGAGCGCTTCGGCGCACGCGTCGATTACGACGCGACTGACAATGCCGCGATCGCCCAGCGCGACGGAACAACCG comes from Candidatus Eremiobacteraceae bacterium and encodes:
- a CDS encoding MFS transporter, producing the protein MSTVARAQGIFASRTFSLFYAGQALSYVGDGLRTLAIPLLVYHLTGSPLSLGVSYALEFLPFALFGPIGGALADRLDRRRMMLLCDFIRFLVLALFALAYARGVLTLPWLYAGIAIIATCAAFFIGGQSPSIPFLLGKDRASPAVAALIAAEQGANLIVPPIGGALFALVGPLPELAINAFTYLTSQLSLYVLPTLGPDVPGRMPTVRELVADVAEGFRIVLADDAMRAVAMLSGALNFFGIMAFAVIIPFLERDLGASTQQVGLAFGVIAAGSVVGSLIAGRYGMRWPFGKALITAYAIDAFIFLPVVFAHELWFGVTFFACASACGSFEIAQIVAWRMRVAPEDKVGRVSASVRLIALIGLVPGTLIGGWIAQVYGARDAMIASAIGWTIAALYAAAIKALRHEAR
- the groL gene encoding chaperonin GroEL (60 kDa chaperone family; promotes refolding of misfolded polypeptides especially under stressful conditions; forms two stacked rings of heptamers to form a barrel-shaped 14mer; ends can be capped by GroES; misfolded proteins enter the barrel where they are refolded when GroES binds) → MAAKELLFDEHARRALERGANQLADAVKVTLGPKGRNVVIDKKFGSPTITNDGVTVAKEIELPNHFENMGAQLIKEVASKTNDTVGDGTTTATVLAQAIFREGLRNVAAGSDPLAIKRGIETAVDKVVEALKKMKHPVETKEDIARVASISANDRSIGDIVADAMDKVTKDGVITVEESRTTKTELELKEGMQFDKGYISPYMVTDPERMEATLSDPYLLITERKVSAIADILPLLEKVVQVQKPLVIIAEDVEGEALATLVVNKLRGTFTCVAVKAPGFGDRRKEMLKDIAILTGGTVISEELGLKLDKVTINELGKARTVKITKEETTIVDGAGKKDEIKGRIEQIKRQIEDTDSDFDREKLQERLAKLSGGVAVIQVGAATETELKEKKHRMEDAVSTARSAVEEGMLPGGGAALVHALKTLETPKNGHPSDEQVGINIVRRALEEPLRQIAQNAGHEGSVVVQKVKSLEANHGFDALTGEYGDMFKKGIVDPLKVTRSALENAASIAALLLTTETLVSDKPEEKKNGGGMPPGGGGMGGYDMM
- the groES gene encoding co-chaperone GroES; this encodes MPTATKVDIKPLGDRVVIESVEQAPTSAGGVILPDTAKEKPQEGIILSVGPGRKTDKGEIIKMDVKAGDRVIYSKYSGSEIKIEGKEYLIISEKDVLAIVNR
- a CDS encoding DUF4097 family beta strand repeat-containing protein, with the translated sequence MKAIAIVAVAAVALSALVARAGAWPMQTQTDTKTYDVDSDAQIAVDATDADVSIKGWNSSKVEVVTKKTAWSSGDFARIDSTVDATSDHVSVSENARTDCDNCGVSYELRVPAGAHVTVSTASGDVDVRSIAGPVHIDAMSGDLEIHDIGGQVYAKTRSGDISMSNVASSVAAYDSSGDINAENLTNDTSLVSDSGSVDAAFDSLTHIHEVRIKSASGDVSITVPRGAGFSIDASTSSGSMDSNLRVPIQERDSGATVHAQVGSGGAAVQLETASGDIQVTMR
- the alr gene encoding alanine racemase; protein product: MTGSKTRPWLEVSPNTLLANARALAARVAPSALCAVVKSNAYGHGLVPVGKALSEAGIGGLRLGVFTPAEAFELREAGVAAPLIVLGPQEDADIERLSGLAVELALTDDLDASRYRKGAAVHVKIDTGVGRFGGTATGARNTIELCESAGVRIAGVYSHLANAEDLDERFTTSQLERLLAVRAPAGALRHIAASAAAIMWPATRLDMVRCGIALYGYWPSEAVRTVDSARGLTIEHALRWFAPVVQVRDVPEGTTVGYGCEFVAKRPSSIAVLPLGYADGLPRAAGNGALKVRFGNASAPIAGRICMNACMVDVTDVQPQVVRGDVAELDIDDVAQAAGTIAYEVLARLPESLDRVYV
- a CDS encoding DUF4126 domain-containing protein produces the protein MSFDPTAQYALAYALTTTAGLRGFLTMLVASVAVHLGWIHPSATFAWLGSDTATIVLAVFAVLEMLADKFPGVDHAMQAVYFVARPVAAAILVGATVHPSNSAELYAMMAAGGLNALIVHGSASTARVASTVTTAGLGNTALSFLEDGVTAGGLFLAFFKPIAAAIVALAFVVFLVVVARGTVARVRALAPRRDR